The Polynucleobacter necessarius genome has a window encoding:
- a CDS encoding GntP family permease, with protein MDLIAIVASLGLLMLLAYRGMSVLILAPVMALLAVLLSGNPGDLLPVYTQVFMKAMGGYLIQYFPLFLLGSVFGKLMESSGYALVIANGITQKLGSQHALLAVVLACAILTYGGVSLFVVAFMMYPIGKSLFERSAISLNLLPGAIALGAFTFTMTALPGTPSVQNSIPSPFFGTDAFAAPGLGLIASCVMLGFGTVWLNRQKRLLGKIPAKQEDMAVDFQTSEKMSDDSKNISFQLAIVPILLMGLTNLLMAKWFLPNWHPEFLHNNTFGITSLSSLAGIWAIIIALTVGILFIYALQAVVAKQTARANEAINQGSIGSMLPILNTASEVGYGSVIASLGGFILIREFVLSIAPGNPLISEAVAVNALAGITGSASGGMSIALQTLGADYLAKAVALGISPEILHRIAVMASGCMDTLPHNGAVITLLGICQLTHREGYRYIAMVTIVFPLLALVLVITLASFFGSF; from the coding sequence ATGGACTTAATCGCAATTGTTGCCTCCCTCGGCCTATTGATGTTGCTCGCTTATCGCGGTATGAGCGTGTTGATTTTGGCGCCAGTCATGGCTCTCTTAGCGGTACTGCTGAGTGGCAACCCCGGTGATCTATTACCCGTTTATACCCAAGTATTTATGAAGGCCATGGGCGGCTATCTCATTCAATACTTCCCACTCTTCTTGCTAGGTTCTGTATTTGGTAAGCTGATGGAATCTTCAGGCTATGCACTAGTGATCGCAAATGGTATTACTCAAAAACTAGGTTCTCAGCATGCCCTTTTGGCGGTGGTCTTAGCTTGTGCTATTTTGACGTATGGCGGCGTATCTCTATTTGTGGTCGCATTCATGATGTATCCGATTGGCAAGTCACTATTTGAACGCTCAGCCATCTCACTCAATCTTCTTCCCGGCGCAATTGCTCTTGGTGCATTCACCTTCACCATGACAGCTCTCCCTGGAACACCGTCTGTACAAAACTCAATTCCAAGTCCTTTCTTTGGAACAGATGCATTTGCAGCACCGGGCTTGGGCTTGATTGCTAGCTGCGTCATGCTAGGTTTTGGTACGGTGTGGCTCAATCGTCAGAAACGTTTACTCGGCAAAATACCTGCTAAGCAAGAAGATATGGCAGTGGATTTTCAGACATCAGAAAAAATGTCGGATGACTCCAAAAATATTTCATTTCAGTTGGCTATTGTGCCCATTTTGCTGATGGGCCTGACTAACCTGTTAATGGCCAAATGGTTTTTGCCCAACTGGCACCCTGAGTTTTTGCACAACAATACCTTTGGCATCACCTCGCTCTCATCCCTTGCTGGAATCTGGGCCATCATCATTGCCTTAACCGTGGGCATTTTGTTTATTTATGCGCTGCAAGCGGTTGTCGCCAAACAAACTGCAAGGGCAAATGAGGCAATTAATCAGGGCTCCATTGGCTCCATGCTGCCAATTTTGAATACAGCGTCAGAAGTTGGATATGGCTCAGTGATTGCAAGCTTAGGCGGATTTATTCTGATTCGCGAATTTGTTCTCAGCATTGCGCCTGGTAACCCTCTCATTAGTGAAGCTGTTGCCGTTAATGCGCTAGCGGGCATTACAGGCTCTGCGTCTGGCGGCATGTCTATCGCCCTACAGACACTTGGCGCCGACTACTTAGCCAAGGCAGTTGCCCTCGGAATCAGTCCCGAGATCCTTCACCGAATTGCTGTAATGGCCTCAGGCTGCATGGATACGCTTCCCCACAATGGCGCTGTGATTACTCTGCTTGGCATTTGCCAACTTACTCACCGAGAAGGTTATCGCTACATTGCAATGGTAACTATTGTTTTCCCGTTACTTGCGTTGGTTCTAGTGATTACTCTAGCCTCGTTCTTTGGCAGCTTTTGA
- a CDS encoding haloacid dehalogenase type II — translation MEYTRLVTMSDPNPSGSKHYLPFWELTVRSLHYVCKRMNLNLTQDDEKCLMGQYAKLTGFEDSLTVLKTVKSKGIPTAILSNGSREMLATVVKSNGLMPYLDQVITVEDIRLFKTAPQAYELLLKAFPVKKEEILFVSSNAWDALGAKWFGFDIFWVNRLGHPFEEIGEKPNYEGNSLSKVLEVI, via the coding sequence ATTGAATACACACGCCTCGTCACTATGAGTGACCCCAATCCTAGTGGCAGCAAGCACTATCTCCCCTTTTGGGAGTTAACAGTTCGCTCATTACATTACGTTTGCAAGCGTATGAACTTAAATCTCACCCAGGACGATGAGAAGTGCTTGATGGGTCAGTATGCAAAGCTCACTGGTTTTGAAGATAGCCTAACCGTCCTCAAGACAGTAAAAAGCAAAGGAATACCAACGGCCATTTTGTCTAACGGCAGCAGAGAGATGCTGGCAACAGTAGTTAAGAGCAATGGTTTGATGCCCTATTTGGATCAAGTTATCACGGTTGAAGATATACGGTTATTTAAGACGGCCCCACAAGCTTATGAGCTTTTATTAAAAGCATTTCCAGTCAAAAAAGAAGAAATTCTATTTGTGTCAAGCAACGCTTGGGATGCGCTAGGCGCAAAGTGGTTTGGATTTGATATATTTTGGGTTAATCGCCTTGGACACCCTTTTGAGGAAATTGGTGAGAAGCCAAACTATGAAGGCAATTCTTTAAGTAAGGTTCTAGAGGTTATTTAG
- a CDS encoding peroxiredoxin-like family protein — protein sequence MLIPRQTTPALSVPTLHHGTFDTSNDAAENFTLIVFYRGLHCPICMKYLLELARLVPEFEKRDVKVIAISSDTKERAEQMAEKLNAPELRMGYGLSLNVARQWGMYISTSRGLTSIGIEEPALFSEPAVFIVRPDTSLYYGAVQTMPFARPNFTDLLGAIDFALAKDYPARGEYTGAV from the coding sequence GTGCTGATACCCCGTCAAACTACTCCTGCATTAAGCGTCCCTACCTTGCATCATGGCACTTTTGATACGTCCAATGATGCTGCCGAGAATTTCACATTAATAGTGTTTTATCGCGGTCTTCATTGCCCAATATGTATGAAGTATCTGTTGGAGTTGGCGCGTTTAGTTCCCGAGTTTGAAAAACGTGACGTTAAAGTTATTGCCATCTCTAGCGATACTAAAGAGCGCGCAGAGCAAATGGCTGAAAAACTCAACGCCCCTGAATTGCGAATGGGCTATGGATTAAGCTTGAATGTTGCGCGTCAATGGGGCATGTATATCAGCACCTCACGCGGTTTAACGTCAATTGGAATAGAAGAACCTGCCTTATTCTCTGAGCCAGCAGTCTTTATCGTAAGACCGGACACTTCGCTTTATTACGGCGCTGTCCAAACGATGCCTTTCGCACGCCCTAATTTCACCGACCTATTGGGCGCAATTGATTTTGCCTTGGCCAAAGATTATCCAGCGCGTGGTGAATACACTGGTGCTGTATAG
- a CDS encoding helix-turn-helix transcriptional regulator, which produces MALLVCPAPDDMVLPPHTKKWMSFEVELDGPLAPIFLSEFSEQLFINLDNADASLTQIVRLISSEMAATRCGRPLLINRAGDILLIGLLRHLVARPQKTTGLFSALANPRIARTLVAIHEDASKNWSLEILALEAGMSRTSYAYQFKRLMQITPGKYIEWIRLNLARRLIVNGMGLKQAAHHTGYSSASTLSRALSRRSTKDQWPRA; this is translated from the coding sequence ATGGCATTACTCGTCTGCCCAGCCCCTGATGATATGGTTTTGCCGCCGCATACAAAGAAGTGGATGAGTTTTGAGGTGGAGCTAGATGGGCCATTGGCGCCTATATTTTTATCGGAGTTTTCAGAGCAGCTCTTCATTAACCTAGACAATGCAGATGCCTCACTCACTCAAATTGTGCGCTTAATTTCAAGTGAAATGGCTGCTACCAGATGCGGTCGGCCTTTATTAATTAATCGTGCTGGAGATATTTTGCTGATTGGCTTACTGAGGCATTTGGTTGCTCGGCCACAAAAAACTACCGGTCTATTTAGTGCGTTAGCCAATCCAAGAATTGCCAGAACACTTGTTGCCATCCATGAGGATGCATCCAAGAACTGGTCTCTAGAAATTCTTGCTCTAGAAGCGGGAATGTCACGTACATCGTATGCATATCAATTTAAGCGGCTGATGCAAATAACACCCGGTAAATATATAGAATGGATTCGGCTGAATTTAGCGCGGCGACTCATTGTTAACGGCATGGGCCTAAAGCAGGCAGCGCATCATACAGGCTATTCAAGTGCATCTACTCTCTCGCGCGCACTGAGCCGCCGATCAACTAAAGATCAATGGCCTAGAGCATAG
- a CDS encoding DUF1134 domain-containing protein, which yields MLITQSRFKGCNQWRSYITNIRKALSFLILGLAVLSFGASAADAPKKPSGTVSINETQFALIIGGSTGGGVLTYQGKKYPFKIGGMSLGANVGVSKLSASGEVYDLSELSKFPGTFTKLESSITLGGGVGGTILKNENGVIMRLTGTSEGLQLNLSASGVSVKFDK from the coding sequence TTGCTAATTACGCAATCCAGATTTAAAGGTTGCAACCAGTGGAGAAGTTATATTACAAATATTCGTAAAGCCCTATCTTTTTTAATTTTGGGGCTAGCTGTCTTAAGTTTCGGTGCTAGCGCTGCAGATGCGCCTAAGAAGCCATCTGGCACGGTCAGCATTAATGAAACCCAGTTCGCTTTAATTATTGGTGGAAGCACTGGCGGTGGTGTGTTGACCTACCAAGGAAAAAAATACCCCTTCAAGATTGGTGGCATGAGCCTAGGCGCTAATGTGGGCGTATCCAAGTTATCTGCTTCTGGTGAAGTTTATGACTTGAGTGAGCTATCAAAGTTTCCAGGAACGTTTACTAAACTCGAGAGCAGCATTACCTTGGGTGGTGGTGTTGGCGGAACTATTCTGAAGAACGAGAATGGTGTAATCATGCGCTTAACAGGCACCTCTGAAGGGCTGCAATTAAATCTTAGCGCTAGCGGTGTCTCTGTGAAGTTTGATAAGTAA
- a CDS encoding MAPEG family protein, translating into MLLVTSIIASVLTIIFIKLSFAVIGLRRKNKCGLGSGGHDDLERAIRAQGNFAEYVPFGIILIACLELNGAPWWLVAIPGIALIIGRLIHAVGINEPPPDFSKRILGMKFTFATLITLAILNLGWTLYKLVG; encoded by the coding sequence ATGCTATTAGTCACCTCAATCATTGCTTCTGTATTAACCATCATCTTTATCAAACTCTCATTTGCGGTCATTGGGCTTAGAAGAAAGAACAAGTGTGGCCTGGGAAGCGGGGGTCATGATGATCTTGAGAGGGCGATTCGTGCCCAAGGAAACTTTGCCGAATACGTGCCATTCGGAATCATTTTGATTGCTTGTCTAGAGTTGAATGGTGCGCCTTGGTGGTTGGTTGCCATTCCAGGCATCGCTTTAATTATCGGACGCTTAATTCATGCTGTAGGCATTAATGAGCCACCACCAGATTTCAGTAAGCGCATTTTGGGAATGAAGTTTACATTTGCTACGTTGATTACATTGGCTATATTGAACTTGGGGTGGACTCTGTATAAGCTGGTTGGATAA
- a CDS encoding DUF411 domain-containing protein — protein MKLINQQRRLISLGLVLLSTLSFAVTEKPVITMWKSPTCGCCKDWAEHVEKNGFAVKTYTDGNDEIRKKLGMPIQFGSCHTALIGGYAIEGHVPAKEIKRLLAERPKAVGLAVPAMPVGSPSMGGPEYRGRKDPYDVLLIGFNSKSTIYQAYR, from the coding sequence ATGAAACTAATAAATCAACAAAGAAGACTTATTTCTTTAGGATTGGTTTTATTGTCTACGCTAAGTTTTGCGGTCACTGAAAAACCTGTGATTACTATGTGGAAGAGTCCTACTTGCGGCTGTTGTAAAGATTGGGCTGAACATGTTGAAAAGAATGGCTTTGCTGTTAAGACTTATACAGATGGCAATGATGAGATTCGCAAGAAGTTGGGAATGCCTATCCAATTTGGCTCTTGTCACACCGCATTAATTGGTGGGTACGCGATTGAAGGTCATGTGCCTGCTAAAGAAATTAAGCGGCTGCTGGCAGAACGGCCCAAGGCGGTTGGACTTGCTGTTCCTGCTATGCCAGTGGGCTCCCCGAGTATGGGTGGTCCTGAATATAGGGGGAGAAAAGATCCCTACGATGTTTTATTAATTGGATTTAATAGCAAATCCACTATCTACCAAGCCTACAGGTAG
- a CDS encoding DUF6803 family protein, translating into MNMTHYMELLAVNQPWNLIIFMAIPIVLAETLAITELYLLFTRKFDGAIYYLNRFSGIAVGVYFIGIIYYIVTNAIIPITQTGEWRTVIDVIAVSTYVVAGLPLIWIALQEFGLVNRALDQMGKLKIHAICVALFLVFGHIAMIAGMLDPSILGYKGASSHQMSSGADSHEFCHPEEHEKMAKQHQQMMGNGQMKQNMPMNTQGHNH; encoded by the coding sequence ATGAACATGACTCACTACATGGAGTTGCTGGCTGTTAACCAGCCATGGAATTTAATAATCTTTATGGCCATACCAATTGTTTTGGCCGAAACCTTAGCTATCACTGAGTTATACCTGCTCTTTACTCGTAAGTTTGATGGCGCTATTTATTACCTCAACCGCTTTTCTGGGATAGCTGTTGGCGTTTACTTTATAGGCATCATTTACTACATTGTGACTAACGCCATTATTCCTATTACACAGACAGGCGAGTGGAGAACGGTGATTGATGTGATTGCTGTGAGTACTTATGTTGTCGCTGGTTTACCCCTGATTTGGATTGCCCTACAAGAGTTCGGTTTGGTTAATCGGGCGCTAGATCAAATGGGTAAGTTAAAGATTCATGCGATCTGTGTTGCCTTGTTTTTGGTGTTCGGCCATATCGCCATGATCGCAGGCATGCTTGATCCATCCATTCTTGGTTACAAGGGAGCTAGTTCTCATCAAATGAGTTCTGGTGCTGATAGTCATGAGTTCTGTCATCCCGAAGAGCATGAAAAGATGGCGAAGCAACATCAGCAAATGATGGGTAACGGCCAAATGAAACAAAACATGCCAATGAATACCCAAGGGCACAATCATTAA
- a CDS encoding DUF3147 family protein codes for MAWVITKYLLTAGMVVFISEVAKRSDRLGGFIAALPLMTLLTLVWLYVENQPEEKIANHAYYTFWYVIPTLPIFILFSYLLPRLGFWMTMGASVVATVICFGLFALLMKSFGINLL; via the coding sequence ATGGCTTGGGTTATTACTAAATATCTACTAACCGCAGGAATGGTTGTATTCATTTCTGAAGTTGCCAAACGAAGTGATAGGTTGGGCGGGTTTATTGCGGCACTGCCCTTAATGACCCTTTTAACTTTAGTATGGCTGTATGTAGAAAACCAGCCTGAAGAAAAGATTGCCAATCACGCCTATTACACCTTTTGGTATGTGATTCCAACACTCCCTATATTTATATTGTTTTCGTACCTGCTTCCAAGGCTAGGATTCTGGATGACGATGGGCGCGTCCGTAGTGGCAACAGTTATCTGTTTTGGCTTATTTGCCTTGCTGATGAAAAGCTTTGGAATTAATCTTCTTTAA
- a CDS encoding carbonic anhydrase yields the protein MKMNSNSRRNALKIFSAAFMLSMLGGKIAWAASDSPPLPANVMTPEAALKRLMDGNKRYVSGKLNVRDFNQSRVALAKGQNPYASILSCADSRVGPEFCFDEGRGDLFVNRLAGNFVTPDILASIEYGAAVLRAPVIMVLGHSECGAVKAAIDAEKNHTDYPGHIQNITSALSPAVKAGQKHGGNLLTSTTLENIKINVVKLKESTPLLRKMVDDKRLIVAGGLYHLNTGKVELVA from the coding sequence ATGAAAATGAATTCAAATTCCCGCCGTAATGCGCTGAAAATATTTAGCGCAGCTTTTATGTTGTCTATGCTTGGAGGCAAAATAGCTTGGGCGGCAAGTGATAGCCCGCCACTACCTGCAAATGTGATGACTCCTGAGGCTGCTCTTAAGCGATTAATGGACGGCAATAAAAGATATGTCTCGGGGAAATTGAATGTGCGTGATTTTAATCAATCCAGAGTGGCATTAGCCAAAGGTCAAAATCCTTATGCTTCCATATTATCGTGCGCCGATTCTAGGGTGGGCCCAGAGTTTTGCTTTGATGAGGGTCGTGGTGATTTATTTGTAAATCGTTTGGCTGGTAACTTCGTTACCCCAGATATTTTGGCTAGCATCGAATACGGTGCTGCCGTGTTGAGAGCCCCAGTAATTATGGTCTTAGGGCATTCTGAATGTGGCGCAGTCAAAGCAGCGATTGATGCAGAAAAAAACCACACTGATTATCCAGGCCACATCCAGAACATAACATCTGCCTTAAGTCCCGCTGTTAAGGCAGGGCAAAAACATGGGGGCAATTTGTTAACGTCGACCACTTTAGAAAATATCAAAATCAATGTGGTCAAGCTTAAGGAATCAACTCCTTTACTCAGAAAGATGGTTGATGATAAGAGGTTAATAGTAGCGGGCGGTTTGTATCATTTGAATACGGGCAAGGTTGAGCTGGTCGCTTAG
- a CDS encoding SulP family inorganic anion transporter, whose amino-acid sequence MKSISAQEIKINILGGLTVALAMVPEAIAFALVAHVSPLTGLYAAFIVALITSAFGGRPGMISGATGALAVVMVALVITHGVEYLFATVVLMGILQVLFATAKLGKLIRMVPYPVMLGFVNGLAIVIFLAQFSHFKVTDADGVTTWMSGQALYVMGGLIALTMAIIYLFPKITKAVPATLVGILVVSLLVAFTGIETKTVGDLGSIAGGLPTFHIPSVDLSFETLRIIFPYALILAAIGLIESLLTLNLIDEMTDTRGQPNREYMAQGAANIVTGFFGGMGGCAMIGQSMINVNNGALRRLSGISMSLFLLSFILFGSGLIEAIPLAALIGVMFFVSEKTFEWGSLAALKKIPRYDAIIVVAVTVVTVFTDLAIAVILGIVIAALVFAWQHAKRINVKTYTDDRGWKVYELEGSLFFASIAQFQNLFGPKEDPEHVVIEFRRSKVVDHSAVEAIDTLASRYQAEGKRLHLRHLSPDCLELLEKAKYMVEVNSYEDPHYHIADDKLG is encoded by the coding sequence ATGAAGTCAATCTCAGCACAAGAAATCAAAATCAATATTCTCGGCGGCTTAACTGTTGCCCTGGCCATGGTGCCAGAGGCAATCGCCTTCGCACTTGTAGCGCATGTGTCACCTTTAACTGGTTTATACGCCGCTTTTATCGTCGCGCTCATTACCTCAGCATTCGGTGGGCGGCCAGGAATGATTTCTGGCGCTACGGGCGCGCTGGCAGTTGTCATGGTGGCATTGGTTATTACTCATGGCGTCGAGTATCTATTTGCTACCGTAGTCCTGATGGGCATATTACAAGTGCTATTTGCTACAGCAAAGCTAGGTAAGTTAATTCGGATGGTGCCTTACCCAGTGATGCTAGGTTTCGTGAATGGTTTGGCAATTGTGATTTTCTTGGCACAGTTCAGTCATTTCAAGGTCACGGATGCCGATGGTGTTACTACTTGGATGAGTGGCCAAGCTCTATATGTCATGGGAGGCCTCATTGCCTTGACGATGGCCATCATCTATCTCTTTCCTAAGATCACTAAAGCTGTTCCAGCCACGCTGGTAGGCATTCTCGTTGTGTCCTTGCTAGTTGCCTTCACAGGAATTGAAACGAAGACCGTAGGAGACTTGGGCTCTATTGCCGGTGGCTTACCAACATTTCACATTCCTAGTGTGGATTTGAGCTTTGAAACTTTGCGAATCATTTTTCCATACGCCCTTATTTTGGCTGCGATTGGTTTGATTGAGTCTTTGCTCACACTCAATTTAATTGATGAAATGACTGATACCCGTGGACAGCCTAATCGTGAGTATATGGCGCAAGGGGCTGCCAATATCGTGACGGGATTCTTTGGTGGTATGGGCGGTTGCGCCATGATTGGTCAAAGCATGATCAACGTAAACAACGGCGCATTACGAAGATTGTCAGGCATCTCAATGTCTTTATTCTTACTAAGTTTCATTTTGTTTGGATCTGGCCTGATTGAAGCTATTCCACTGGCAGCACTCATAGGTGTGATGTTCTTTGTATCTGAGAAAACCTTTGAATGGGGCAGCTTAGCCGCGCTTAAAAAGATTCCGAGATATGATGCCATCATTGTTGTTGCAGTAACCGTTGTCACCGTATTTACTGATTTGGCCATTGCCGTCATTCTGGGTATTGTGATTGCTGCGCTAGTCTTTGCTTGGCAGCATGCTAAACGGATTAATGTCAAAACTTACACAGATGACAGAGGATGGAAAGTCTATGAGCTAGAGGGCTCACTCTTTTTTGCTTCGATTGCCCAATTTCAGAACTTGTTTGGTCCAAAGGAAGATCCCGAGCATGTTGTGATTGAATTTAGGCGCTCTAAGGTGGTTGATCATTCAGCTGTAGAGGCAATCGATACTCTGGCTAGTCGTTATCAGGCAGAAGGTAAGCGGCTTCATCTGAGACATCTGAGCCCTGATTGCCTAGAGCTATTGGAGAAAGCAAAATATATGGTGGAGGTCAACTCCTATGAAGATCCCCATTACCATATTGCCGATGATAAGCTGGGCTAG
- a CDS encoding lipid A biosynthesis acyltransferase (Acylates the intermediate (KDO)2-lipid IVA to form (KDO)2-(lauroyl)-lipid IVA), producing MLYFTLRLFSSLPLAAIQIIGAGIGVLVYLFSSRYRQRLYKNHQSAAHYSGFKSTPWRVAAESGMMFADTLWIWRHPKSPIEKVSTEHLDQVIELSKNGKGLIVLASHLGGFEIVPRIFAEHTRATVMYRPARKKWVNQLMLKSRKHPEIDFVEANISGVRQIKRALVKGEVVGLLADRVPSVGDGVWAKFFNQYAYTTSFPIKLARQANVAILFVGAERLGLGRGWLIKSRLMTGAFPNCLVDACTEMN from the coding sequence ATGTTGTATTTCACATTGAGGCTATTTAGCTCTCTTCCATTGGCAGCCATTCAAATTATTGGGGCAGGCATAGGCGTATTGGTTTACTTGTTTTCTTCTAGGTACCGACAACGCCTGTATAAAAATCATCAGAGCGCAGCCCATTATTCGGGATTCAAATCAACCCCGTGGAGGGTGGCGGCTGAATCTGGAATGATGTTTGCTGACACATTATGGATTTGGCGACATCCAAAATCGCCCATTGAGAAAGTTAGCACAGAGCATTTAGATCAAGTTATTGAGCTATCCAAAAATGGAAAAGGCTTAATTGTTCTTGCTTCACATTTAGGGGGCTTTGAAATAGTGCCACGTATTTTTGCTGAGCATACAAGAGCAACAGTAATGTATAGACCAGCTAGAAAAAAATGGGTGAATCAGCTTATGCTTAAGTCACGTAAACACCCTGAAATTGATTTTGTTGAAGCGAATATTAGTGGGGTTCGTCAGATTAAACGAGCTTTAGTAAAAGGTGAGGTAGTTGGCCTATTGGCAGATCGGGTGCCTAGCGTTGGCGATGGTGTATGGGCTAAATTTTTTAATCAATATGCTTACACAACCTCATTCCCAATTAAATTAGCTCGCCAAGCAAATGTAGCAATTCTTTTTGTTGGAGCAGAAAGACTGGGGTTAGGAAGAGGCTGGCTAATTAAGAGTCGATTGATGACAGGAGCCTTTCCCAATTGCCTAGTTGATGCCTGTACAGAAATGAATTAG
- a CDS encoding MarR family winged helix-turn-helix transcriptional regulator: protein MPVANTTTKYVTAYLDFVDRRDSMRNQCNFSIKECLVLRVITRQYLKQEAFRVKQLLDMDFIASPATIHGIIKRLVAKKAIKLVQDKHDGRVKYLVPSTKSINLLAELGKLVR from the coding sequence ATGCCTGTAGCAAACACCACCACAAAATACGTTACTGCATATCTTGATTTTGTGGATCGCAGAGACTCAATGCGCAATCAGTGCAATTTTTCAATAAAAGAGTGCTTAGTATTGCGTGTGATCACTAGGCAATATTTAAAACAAGAGGCATTTAGAGTTAAGCAATTATTGGATATGGACTTTATTGCTTCTCCTGCCACCATTCATGGAATCATCAAAAGGTTGGTTGCTAAAAAAGCAATTAAGCTTGTGCAAGATAAACATGATGGAAGAGTGAAGTATCTAGTGCCCAGTACCAAGTCAATTAATTTGCTTGCCGAGCTGGGCAAGTTGGTTCGTTAA